From the genome of Bombus huntii isolate Logan2020A chromosome 14, iyBomHunt1.1, whole genome shotgun sequence, one region includes:
- the LOC126873512 gene encoding aminomethyltransferase, mitochondrial, which yields MPRVNGVNDGGTRRCLQPAFDDQCTTNCHGGNTMLRFSVRGRSVCFETFDKRIETLNSVRESCTIFKNSSRHTVSKSRLRCLIDSETRSNGTEGHRFSSTTPTSTSTVTTPTSTSTVTTPTPQPRKTCLYDLHVENRGKIINFSGWLLPVQYQEAIAASHQHTRTFASLFDVGHMMQTLVFGKDATELLESLTTGDLKNLSKGSAILTVFTNENGGILDDLIITKDDDDKYFLVSNAARRNQDSQLLLQQQENFKRQGKSIQLRFLDPLEQSLVALQGPTAASVLRSIVKINLKNLTFMNSVETTVFGSRIRVTRCGYTGEDGFEISMPAKIARTLVEAILDTPDTKLAGLGARDSLRLEAGLCLYGHDIDEETTPVEAALTWLVAKRRRAEGNFPGAKRILSQIKSGTEKKRIGLTVVHGPPVREGACILTPEGESVGKVTSGGPSPTLGRSIAMGYVPSELAHYGGAILVQVRGKTYKATIAKIPFVKTNYYTEK from the exons ATGCCTCGTGTCAACGGGGTCAACGACGGAGGGACGCGCCGATGCCTCCAGCCTGCATTCGACGATCAGTGCACGACCAATTGCCACGGAGGAAACACGATGCTTCGTTTTAGCGTTCGTGGAAGATCGGTTTGCTTCGAGACTTTCGACAAACGTATCGAGACGTTAAACAGTGTCCGCGAGTCTTGCACGATTTTTAAGAACAGCTCGAGACATACGGTATCAAAGTCGCGTTTAAGATGTTTGATCGATTCCGAAACGCGGTCAAACGGAACCGAAGGCCACCGTTTCTCGTCAACGACGCCGACATCGACGTCGACTGTCACGACGCCGACATCGACGTCGACTGTCACGACGCCGACGCCACAGCCAAGGAAAACCTGCTTGTACGATCTTCATGTGGAAAATAGAG GTAAAATAATCAACTTTTCCGGCTGGTTACTGCCGGTACAATATCAAGAGGCAATAGCCGCGTCTCATCAACATACCAGAACTTTTGCGTCGCTCTTCGATGTCGGTCATATGATGCAAACGCTAGTTTTTGGAAAGGATGCAACCGAGCTTTTGGAATCTTTGACGACCGGCGATCTGAAGAACTTGAGCAAAGGCAGCGCGATTCTTACGGTGTTTACCAACGAGAATGGAGGCATTCTCGACGACTTGATAATTACAAAGGACGACGACGATAAATACTTTCTGGTGTCTAATGCTGCAAGAAGAAATCAAGATTCTCAATTGCTCCTCCAACAACAG GAAAACTTCAAACGCCAGGGAAAATCGATACAATTGCGATTCCTGGATCCTTTGGAACAGAGTCTCGTCGCGTTACAAGGTCCTACGGCCGCGTCGGTTCTTCGATCGATTGtaaaaatcaatttgaaaaatctaaCATTTATGAACAGCGTAGAAACTACGGTATTTGGAAGCCGAATCAGGGTAACTCGATGCGGATATACAGGAGAGGATGGTTTCGAAATTTCCATGCCAGCCAAAATTGCGCGAACCTTGGTAGAAGCGATCTTAGACACGCCTGACACGAAACTGGCTGGTTTGGGAGCCAGGGACAGTTTAAG GCTAGAAGCTGGCCTTTGCCTCTACGGGCATGACATCGACGAAGAAACTACACCAGTCGAAGCGGCACTTACCTGGCTAGTAG CTAAAAGAAGGCGAGCGGAAGGAAACTTCCCAGGTGCAAAGAGGATACTTTCGCAAATCAAATCAGGAACCGAGAAAAAACGAATAGGATTAACGGTAGTGCATGGTCCGCCAGTGAGAGAAGGAGCGTGTATATTGACTCCAGAAGGTGAAAGCGTTGGCAAAGTCACTTCCGGTGGACCTAGTCCCACCCTTGGACGTTCCATCGCCATGGGATACGTGCCATCGGAATTAGCTCACTACGGTGGTGCAATACTGGTACAAGTTCGAGGGAAAACGTACAAGGCAACCATCGCAAAAATACCCTTCGTCAAAACAAATTACTATACCGAAAAAtga